The Ranitomeya imitator isolate aRanImi1 chromosome 8, aRanImi1.pri, whole genome shotgun sequence genome window below encodes:
- the DYNLT4 gene encoding dynein light chain Tctex-type 4: MINLGTSPGMPLLPLIRPGLDGYRRSREDPGHTATLLLGTQGRTMADNPPSPSEDSTTLGAAGDAFSKSGPLSSRRLSHSIEMPPRQLARLRSIEERPAMYSRRSSVVSNMNVPFSRKNSLCTMGSNRRLSLGPWAHYGRVSFSGLPLYQPIKEIQYENTFKMGPDLDFRFNPCRAQKALETILRSYLVDAKYNPITSGQLAQNLSDLIRSKLKEFTPARYKVVCNVFLGQMCHQGVQVSSRSLWDPQNDHFASASYSNASLFAVAMVHGLYYE; encoded by the exons ATGATTAATCTGGGGACGAGCCCGGGCATGCCGCTACTGCCCCTTATAAGACCAGGGCTGGACGGGTATCGCAGGAGCAGAGAGGACCCCGGACATACTGCCACCCTGCTGCTGGGCACACAG GGCAGGACAATGGCAGATAACCCTCCGTCTCCCTCTGAGGACAGTACGACCCTGGGTGCCGCAGGCGACGCTTTTTCCAAGTCAGGTCCTCTCTCCAGCCGCCGCCTCTCTCACTCCATAGAAATGCCACCGCGCCAGCTGGCACGTTTGAGAAGCATCGAGGAGCGCCCCGCCATGTACTCGCGCCGCAGCTCGGTCGTCAGCAACATGAACGTCCCATTCTCCCGCAAGAACTCGCTGTGTACAATGGGCTCCAACAGGCGCTTGTCCTTGGGGCCCTGGGCGCATTATGGACGAGTTAGTTTCTCAGGTCTTCCCCTCTATCAGCCCATTAAGGAGATTCAGTATGAAAACACATTCAAGATGGGCCCCGACCTGGACTTCAGGTTCAACCCATGCCGAGCCCAGAAAGCTCTAGAGACCATCCTGAGGAGCTACCTGGTGGACGCCAAGTACAACCCTATCACCAGCGGGCAGCTGGCCCAGAATCTGTCCGACCTCATCCGCAGCAAACTGAAGGAATTCACCCCTGCCCGGTACAAAGTGGTCTGCAATGTCTTCCTGGGCCAGATGTGCCACCAGGGGGTGCAGGTGTCCAGCCGCTCCCTGTGGGACCCCCAGAACGATCATTTTGCCTCAGCCTCATATTCTAACGCCTCCTTGTTTGCGGTGGCCATGGTGCACGGGCTGTACTATGAATAA
- the PLK3 gene encoding serine/threonine-protein kinase PLK3 isoform X1 — protein MEAACYIQTQPYPSALLATPKPESPRPGQPAPCKLITDHLTGRSYTRGRTLGKGGFARCYEMTEVSTNKTYAVKVIPHSRVAKPHQREKIVTEIDLHRQLYHRHVVKFSHHFEDSDNIYIFLELCSRKSLAHIWKARHTLLEPEVRYYLKQIISGLKYLHMRGIIHRDLKLGNFFINESMELKVGDFGLAARLEPPEQRKKTICGTPNYLAPEVLHRHGHGPESDVWSLGCVMYTLLCGTPPFETADLKETYRCIKQVKYTLPACLSSSAKQLIMGILKRTPSERLTLDQITEHEFFSKGYTPEKLPPSSCVMVPDLHPPNPAKSLLTKVAKSLFGKGKSKAKNGSSDEKDEISKLVTGLVKTSICRQLSYKTVEGSEQAAAPVTGHALSTSCSPVESLTEEASGKSVSRSIRGSLVSSDGFEDCITASGVMETALEVLKNCISSMPTGEGKPIPLSKYEDFMWVSKWVDYSNKYGFGYQLSNRSIGVLFNNGTHMVLPASRRNVHYNLTNSRHFMFPTSAVPEQLQGQMSILHYFATYMEKNLMKGGDLPCQDEGSRPLLLLLQWVKTEHALLMLFNNGTLQVNFYNDHTKLILSKPQDVYLLTYINRDRSSQTFLLSSLVESGCSSDMYHRLKYTLKLLEQKSES, from the exons ATGGAGGCTGCTTGTTATATCCAGACCCAGCCATACCCCAGCGCTCTGCTGGCGACCCCCAAACCAGAGTCCCCCAGACCTGGACAGCCAGCACCCTGCAAGCTCATCACTGACCACCTGACCGGACGGAGCTATACGCGGGGCAGGACCCTGGGCAAG GGGGGATTTGCTCGATGCTATGAAATGACCGAGGTTTCCACTAATAAAACCTACGCTGTTAAAGTCATTCCACACAGCCGTGTGGCCAAACCTCATCAGCGGGAAAAG ATTGTGACTGAAATCGACCTTCACCGGCAGCTTTATCACAGACACGTTGTCAAGTTCTCCCACCATTttgaagactctgacaacatttacATCTTCCTGGAGCTTTGCAGCCGCAAA TCTCTTGCACATATCTGGAAGGCACGTCACACGCTGCTGGAACCTGAAGTCCGGTATTACCTGAAACAAATAATCTCTGGCCTCAAGTACCTGCACATGCGAGGAATCATTCACCGGGACCTAAAATTGG GAAACTTTTTCATCAATGAGAGCATGGAGCTGAAAGTTGGTGATTTTGGATTGGCAGCAAGGTTGGAACCCCCAGAACAGAGAAAGAA AACAATCTGCGGGACCCCAAATTACTTGGCCCCTGAAGTCCTCCATAGACACGGTCACGGTCCGGAGTCAGACGTCTGGTCTCTGGGATGTGTCAT GTACACACTACTCTGTGGCACGCCACCCTTTGAGACCGCAGATTTAAAGGAGACTTATCGCTGTATTAAGCAGGTGAAGTACACCTTGCCAGCTTGCCTCTCGTCCTCTGCCAAGCAGCTTATCATGGGGATCTTGAAGCGCACTCCAAGTGAGCGGCTGACACTCGACCAAATCACTGAGCATGAATTCTTCTCTAAG GGTTACACCCCGGAAAAGTTGCCTCCAAGTAGCTGTGTCATGGTCCCAGATCTGCACCCGCCCAACCCCGCCAAGAGCCTCCTCACCAAAGTTGCCAAGAGTTTGTTTGGAAAAGGAAAGTCAAAAG CAAAGAATGGCTCCTCTGATGAGAAGGATGAAATATCTAAGCTGGTGACGGGTCTGGTGAAAACTTCAATCTGCCGACAGCTCAGCTATAAAACTGTGGAAGGAAGTGAG CAGGCGGCCGCCCCGGTCACTGGCCATGCCCTCAGCACTAGCTGCAGCCCAGTGGAGTCCTTGACAGAAGAGGCTTCGGGGAAATCTGTCTCAAGATCGATCCGTGGGAGCCTGGTCAGCAGTGACg GCTTTGAAGACTGCATCACTGCATCTGGTGTTATGGAGACTGCTCTAGAAGTCCTGAAAAACTGTATATCTTCCATGCCCACAG GTGAAGGGAAACCAATCCCCCTCTCCAAATATGAAGATTTCATGTGGGTGTCGAAGTGGGTAGACTATTCCAACAAGTACGGCTTTGGTTACCAGTTGTCCAATAGAAGCATCGGCGTCCTCTTCAACAATGGCACCCACATGGTTCTACCAGCCAGTCGCAG AAACGTCCACTACAACCTGACAAACAGCCGCCACTTTATGTTCCCGACCTCGGCCGTACCAGAGCAGCTCCAGGGTCAAATGAGCATTTTGCATTATTTTGCCACATACATGGAGAAGAACCTCATGAAG ggaggggATCTGCCGTGTCAGGACGAGGGGAGCCggccgctgctgctgcttctccagtgggTGAAGACTGAACATGCCCTGCTGATGCTCTTCAACAACGGCACCCTGCAG GTGAACTTCTACAATGATCACACAAAGCTCATCctcagcaaacctcaggatgtctacCTGCTCACCTACATCAACCGTGACCGCAGCTCCCAGACCTTCCTTCTCAGCTCTCTGGTGGAAAGCGGCTGCTCCTCAGACATGTACCACCGCCTAAAGTACACTCTGAAGCTTCTAGAGCAGAAGTCTGAATCCTAA
- the PLK3 gene encoding serine/threonine-protein kinase PLK3 isoform X2, whose translation MEAACYIQTQPYPSALLATPKPESPRPGQPAPCKLITDHLTGRSYTRGRTLGKGGFARCYEMTEVSTNKTYAVKVIPHSRVAKPHQREKIVTEIDLHRQLYHRHVVKFSHHFEDSDNIYIFLELCSRKSLAHIWKARHTLLEPEVRYYLKQIISGLKYLHMRGIIHRDLKLGNFFINESMELKVGDFGLAARLEPPEQRKKTICGTPNYLAPEVLHRHGHGPESDVWSLGCVMYTLLCGTPPFETADLKETYRCIKQVKYTLPACLSSSAKQLIMGILKRTPSERLTLDQITEHEFFSKGYTPEKLPPSSCVMVPDLHPPNPAKSLLTKVAKSLFGKGKSKAKNGSSDEKDEISKLVTGLVKTSICRQLSYKTVEGSEAAAPVTGHALSTSCSPVESLTEEASGKSVSRSIRGSLVSSDGFEDCITASGVMETALEVLKNCISSMPTGEGKPIPLSKYEDFMWVSKWVDYSNKYGFGYQLSNRSIGVLFNNGTHMVLPASRRNVHYNLTNSRHFMFPTSAVPEQLQGQMSILHYFATYMEKNLMKGGDLPCQDEGSRPLLLLLQWVKTEHALLMLFNNGTLQVNFYNDHTKLILSKPQDVYLLTYINRDRSSQTFLLSSLVESGCSSDMYHRLKYTLKLLEQKSES comes from the exons ATGGAGGCTGCTTGTTATATCCAGACCCAGCCATACCCCAGCGCTCTGCTGGCGACCCCCAAACCAGAGTCCCCCAGACCTGGACAGCCAGCACCCTGCAAGCTCATCACTGACCACCTGACCGGACGGAGCTATACGCGGGGCAGGACCCTGGGCAAG GGGGGATTTGCTCGATGCTATGAAATGACCGAGGTTTCCACTAATAAAACCTACGCTGTTAAAGTCATTCCACACAGCCGTGTGGCCAAACCTCATCAGCGGGAAAAG ATTGTGACTGAAATCGACCTTCACCGGCAGCTTTATCACAGACACGTTGTCAAGTTCTCCCACCATTttgaagactctgacaacatttacATCTTCCTGGAGCTTTGCAGCCGCAAA TCTCTTGCACATATCTGGAAGGCACGTCACACGCTGCTGGAACCTGAAGTCCGGTATTACCTGAAACAAATAATCTCTGGCCTCAAGTACCTGCACATGCGAGGAATCATTCACCGGGACCTAAAATTGG GAAACTTTTTCATCAATGAGAGCATGGAGCTGAAAGTTGGTGATTTTGGATTGGCAGCAAGGTTGGAACCCCCAGAACAGAGAAAGAA AACAATCTGCGGGACCCCAAATTACTTGGCCCCTGAAGTCCTCCATAGACACGGTCACGGTCCGGAGTCAGACGTCTGGTCTCTGGGATGTGTCAT GTACACACTACTCTGTGGCACGCCACCCTTTGAGACCGCAGATTTAAAGGAGACTTATCGCTGTATTAAGCAGGTGAAGTACACCTTGCCAGCTTGCCTCTCGTCCTCTGCCAAGCAGCTTATCATGGGGATCTTGAAGCGCACTCCAAGTGAGCGGCTGACACTCGACCAAATCACTGAGCATGAATTCTTCTCTAAG GGTTACACCCCGGAAAAGTTGCCTCCAAGTAGCTGTGTCATGGTCCCAGATCTGCACCCGCCCAACCCCGCCAAGAGCCTCCTCACCAAAGTTGCCAAGAGTTTGTTTGGAAAAGGAAAGTCAAAAG CAAAGAATGGCTCCTCTGATGAGAAGGATGAAATATCTAAGCTGGTGACGGGTCTGGTGAAAACTTCAATCTGCCGACAGCTCAGCTATAAAACTGTGGAAGGAAGTGAG GCGGCCGCCCCGGTCACTGGCCATGCCCTCAGCACTAGCTGCAGCCCAGTGGAGTCCTTGACAGAAGAGGCTTCGGGGAAATCTGTCTCAAGATCGATCCGTGGGAGCCTGGTCAGCAGTGACg GCTTTGAAGACTGCATCACTGCATCTGGTGTTATGGAGACTGCTCTAGAAGTCCTGAAAAACTGTATATCTTCCATGCCCACAG GTGAAGGGAAACCAATCCCCCTCTCCAAATATGAAGATTTCATGTGGGTGTCGAAGTGGGTAGACTATTCCAACAAGTACGGCTTTGGTTACCAGTTGTCCAATAGAAGCATCGGCGTCCTCTTCAACAATGGCACCCACATGGTTCTACCAGCCAGTCGCAG AAACGTCCACTACAACCTGACAAACAGCCGCCACTTTATGTTCCCGACCTCGGCCGTACCAGAGCAGCTCCAGGGTCAAATGAGCATTTTGCATTATTTTGCCACATACATGGAGAAGAACCTCATGAAG ggaggggATCTGCCGTGTCAGGACGAGGGGAGCCggccgctgctgctgcttctccagtgggTGAAGACTGAACATGCCCTGCTGATGCTCTTCAACAACGGCACCCTGCAG GTGAACTTCTACAATGATCACACAAAGCTCATCctcagcaaacctcaggatgtctacCTGCTCACCTACATCAACCGTGACCGCAGCTCCCAGACCTTCCTTCTCAGCTCTCTGGTGGAAAGCGGCTGCTCCTCAGACATGTACCACCGCCTAAAGTACACTCTGAAGCTTCTAGAGCAGAAGTCTGAATCCTAA